In a genomic window of Gigantopelta aegis isolate Gae_Host chromosome 9, Gae_host_genome, whole genome shotgun sequence:
- the LOC121381924 gene encoding uncharacterized protein LOC121381924 has product MKNLAILFLIATVLPSVWTRSHKEADDILVERGDDLDITSLSEDELKQFVDEARESLKRAAEELFDDEAVQSQTPDKRQRLPPSPKFPVPKFNFKPPPPVPKIPFKTNFNLGKGFKLGTNGLSFQRGNFRANLKPTFSFGKSGLKFTGGQFRIGYRFG; this is encoded by the exons ATGAAGAATTTGGCGATTCTCTTTCTGATTGCGACAGTGCTGCCCTCTGTCTGGACGAGATCTCATAAAGAAGCAGACGACATTTTGGTTGAACGAGGAGACGACTTGGACATCACCAGCCTATCAGAAGATGAATTGAAGCAGTTTGTCGACGAAGCCCGTGAAAGCCTGAAAAGAGCTGCTG AGGAACTCTTTGACGACGAAGCGGTGCAATCACAGACACCTGACAAACGGCAGAGGTTACCGCCCAGTCCTAAGTTCCCTGTCCCCAAGTTCAACTtcaaaccaccaccaccagttCCCAAGATACCGTTCAAAACTAACTTCAACTTAG GAAAGGGTTTTAAATTGGGAACCAACGGATTATCGTTCCAGCGAGGAAATTTCAGAGCAAACCTGAAACCAACGTTTTCATTTGGGAAATCCGGACTTAAATTCACTGGCGGGCAATTTAGAATCGGATATAGGTTCGGTTAA